The Polyodon spathula isolate WHYD16114869_AA chromosome 13, ASM1765450v1, whole genome shotgun sequence genome includes a region encoding these proteins:
- the LOC121325321 gene encoding dipeptidase 1-like, which yields MIWCVILLNVLSGFIICSADINKEKALRLMRETPLIDGHNDLPWQMRQLFNNELEKMDLNTLEKTHTNIPKIKAGRLSAQFWAAYVPCESQYKDAVMKTVEQIDVVHRLCHLYPNDLMFATSSDDILSAFKQNKTASLIGVEGGHSIDSSLGTLRMFYNLGVRYLTLTHSCNTPWADNWLVDTGKDTSENNGLSDFGKELIREMNRLGMLIDLAHVSEKVMNLVLELSIAPVIFSHSSAYEVCKSKRNVPDDVLKKVALKKGIVMVNFYNDYVTCQKTANLSNVADHFDHIKKVAGHEIIGFGGDYDGVSRVPEGLEDVSKYPDLVAELLRRGWTDTEVKAALGDNLLRVFREVEKVSMLTSCFSITKHCHYFIHYFSLLIFEVRDSMTAIKPYEVPIPYADVVNPCRTMYGYPPQDNAGSMISLGLHLLLLTLLLHGTILQLF from the exons atgatTTGGTGTGTGATATTACTGAATGTGCTGAGCGGATTTATCATCTGCTCTGCAGACATTAACAAGGAAAAAGCATTGAGACTAATGAGAGAGACCCCCCTAATAGATGG ACACAATGACCTTCCTTGGCAGATGAGGCAGCTCTTTAACAATGAGCTGGAAAAGATGGACCTTAACACTCTGGAAAAGACTCACACCAACATCCCAAAGATCAAAGCTGGACGTCTCAGCGCTCAG TTCTGGGCTGCTTATGTACCCTGCGAGTCTCAGTACAAGGATGCAGTGATGAAGACTGTGGAGCAGATTGATGTTGTGCACCGCTTGTGCCATCTCTACCCTAATGACTTGATGTTTGCCACAAGCAGCGACG ATATTTTATCTGCGTTCAAGCAGAATAAAACAGCCAGCCTCATTGGAGTGGAAGGGGGTCACTCGATCGACAGCAGCCTGGGCACCCTGCGCATGTTCTACAATCTGGGGGTGCGCTacctcacactcacacacagctgCAACACCCCCTG GGCAGATAATTGGCTGGTGGACACTGGAAAGGACACATCAGAAAACAATGGCTTATCAGATTTTGGAAAA GAATTGATTAGAGAGATGAACCGGCTGGGAATGCTGATTGACTTAGCACACGTTTCTGAGAAGGTGATGAACCTTGTTCTGGAACTCTCCATTGCCCCAGTCATCTTCAGCCACTCCTCCGCCTATGAAGTGTGCAAAAGCAAGCGCAACGTTCCTGATGACGTCCTCAAAAAAGTG gcTTTAAAGAAGGGAATCGTAATGGTGAACTTTTACAATGATTACGTCACCTGCCAGAAAACCGCCAATCTATCAAATGTGGCAG ATCACTTTGACCACATCAAGAAGGTGGCAGGCCATGAGATCATTGGCTTTGGAGGGGACTACGATGGAGTGTCCAG GGTCCCAGAAGGATTGGAGGATGTCTCCAAGTACCCTGACCTGGTGGCTGAGCTGCTGAGACGAGGCTGGACCGATACTGAGGTGAAGGCAGCGCTGGGAGACAACCTGCTGCGAGTCTTCAGGGAAGTGGAGAAGGTGAGCATGCTAACATCCTGCTTCTCCATTACAAAGCATTGTCATTA TTTTATTCATTACTTCTCCTTGCTTATTTTTGAGGTGCGGGACTCAATGACTGCTATTAAGCCTTATGAGGTTCCCATTCCCTATGCTGATGTGGTGAACCCATGCAGGACCATGTATGGATATCCGCCCCAAGACAATGCAGGGAGTATGATCTCTTTGGGACTGCATCTCCTTCTACTCACATTGCTTCTGCACGGCACCATACTTCAGCTCTTTTAA
- the LOC121325131 gene encoding sulfotransferase 2B1-like produces MARLDVTESFHQTNFPGHLHTQESLRFAQEFQFHDSDTLIVTYPKSGTTWMQEILTLVSSRGDPTLAKTIPNWARAPWLEQYYFRDILRASLGPRLITTHLPYEVLASALHGSKAKVIYVARNPKDVAVSYYHFHKMAKFLPDPNTFDEFLDNFMEGTVHYGSWFDHIKGWTNHGNDLNFFYITYEELLRNLRASLEKLCGFLQCPLLPEELTNIQRHCTFNSMKENNMVNYTLISSKIMDHSNSQFMRKGKTGDWKEHFSSKQNNRFDDVFEEEMLDSELEFIWE; encoded by the exons ATGGCCAGGCTGGACGTCACAGAGAGCTTCCACCAGACCAACTTCCCAGGACACCTGCACACCCAGGAGTCTCTACGCTTCGCCCAGGAGTTTCAGTTCCACGATTCTGACACCCTTATTGTCACCTACCCAAAGTCAG GCACCACTTGGATGCAGGAGATCCTGACCCTGGTGTCCAGCAGAGGAGACCCAACTCTAGCAAAGACCATACCGAATTGGGCGCGGGCCCCCTGGCTGGAGCAGTATTACTTTCGGGACATTCTGAGGGCCTCACTGGGCCCCCGGCTCATCACTACACACCTGCCCTATGAAGTCCTGGCCTCAGCTCTCCATGGCTCCAAGGCAAAG GTTATTTATGTTGCCCGAAACCCCAAAGATGTTGCTGTATCTTACTACCACTTCCATAAAATGGCTAAATTCCTGCCTGACCCCAACACATTCGATGAgttcctggacaattttatggAGGGAACAG TACATTATGGATCGTGGTTTGACCATATCAAGGGCTGGACCAATCACGGAAATGACCTCAACTTCTTCTACATCACATATGAGGAGCTGTTGCGT AACCTGAGAGCTTCTCTGGAGAAGCTGTGTGGTTTCCTACAGTGTCCCCTGCTGCCGGAGGAGTTGACAAACATCCAGAGACATTGCACTTTCAACAGCATGAAAGAGAACAACATGGTGAACTACACTCTCATATCCAGCAAAATCATGGACCACAGCAACAGCCAGTTCATGAGGAAGG GTAAAACTGGAGACTGGAAGGAACATTTCAGCAGCAAACAGAACAATCGTTTTGACGACGTTTTTGAGGAAGAGATGCTTGATTCCGAGCTGGAGTTTATCTGGGAGTGA